Sequence from the Fervidobacterium sp. genome:
TCACAAAAGATGCTAAACCAAGAAAAATATACGTTGGTACACCTGCAAAAGAATTACGTGATGTTCCAAATGAACAACTAATTGAAAATCAAAGCTACTATAAAGAAAAATAATCGTTGAAATTTTTATATTATGCATTCCAAAGCAACCAATCAGTTAAATTTATATCTTTACTAACAGAGAAGTAAAACTTACAGCGGTTGATTTTTCCAAAAAAACCACAAAGTTTCAGGTTACTTATAGCTTGAAACTTTGTGGTTTTTACAGAATATTATGATTTTACAGTCAAATTCTTTTGAATTATATTTTTAAAATTTCTTTAATATCTTCTTCTGGTGCTTTTATCAACTTTAACTTGTATTTTTCAACAAGCACATCGAGTATATCTTTATTAACCCATGCCGGTAATACAGGTCCTATGTAAATTCCTTTTAATCCAAGAGCAAGTAATGTCCACAAAATAGCAACTGCTTTCTGCTCCATCCACGTTAATACAAGGGTTAGAGGAAGTTCTGTGACTTTAATTTTAAATGTTTCGGCAAGTGCCAGAGCAATTTCAAGTGCGACAATCGTATCGTTGCATTGACCGACATCTATTAATCTCGGAATTCCTTCGATCTCACCAAGCTGCAAATCATTTATTCTGAACTTTCCGCAGGCTAATGTTATCACTATTGTGTCTTTTGGTAATTTCTGAACAAACTCTCTGTAGTAGTTCCCTCGTTTTGTTGGTGTATCGCAACCACCAACAACAAAGAAATGTCTAATCTTCCCTGCTTCGACAAGCTGTTTTATCTTTTCAGCTAGTGATTTAACTACCTGAGTGGAGTACCCTGTCACTAGTTTATAATCTCCCGGCTTTTCCGGTAACTTTGGAAGAGATTTTGCCTTATCGATAACTTCAGAGTAGTCGTATCCATCTATATGTTTCACACCGGGTAATTTTGCAATCGACGTTGTAAACATTCTATCTTTGTATGATCCTTTTGGTATCAGCACACAGTTAGTTGTTCCAAGGATTGCGGCAGGATAGTTTTCAAAGAGCTCTCGTTGATCAAACCACGCCTTTCCAAGATTACCAGCCAAGTTTTTGTATTTCCTCAATCCTGGATAACCATGAGCTGGTAGCATCTCTGAATGGGTGTACACGTAAACATCTGTTCCTTCAACTTGTTTAAGCAACTCTTCAAGCGCTTTAAGGTTGTGACCAGTAACTATAATAGCATGCCCTTTCTTTGTTCCAGTATCTACCTCCACAGGAGTAGGTTCACCGTAAGTTTCTATATGAGCCTTTTTGAGAAGTTGCATAACCTTAAGATTCATCATACCAGCTTCAAGCGCTATCCTCACAAAATCTTCCGCATCGAAATTCACATTTGTAAGCGTTGAGTAAAGTCCTCTTCCAAGATACGCTGCTATTTCCTCATCGTGGTATCCAAGTTCTCTTGCATGATAGTAATATGCTGAAATACCCTTAAGGATGTACACTAAGTTATCCTGAAGCTTAGCTACTATTGGATCTTTTCCACATACACCAGTAACAGTGCACCCTTCACCATTCATTGCTTGGGAACACTGATAACAAAACATGTTAAGTGCCATAAGAATTCCTCCTTTCCAAAAATTTTAAAATTCTCCTAAAGCTTATTTGTAAATCAAAACCAACTTCTGAAATAATTATAAAACCAATTCACAAAATTTTCCGTAACCTATGTTACAATATCCGTGAGGTGGGAAGTATGAAAATGGAAGAAAGAAAAAATGTAATTGAAAAACTCAGCAAATGCGAAGTTTTTCAAAATTTGGAAGATTCTTTCATTGATGAAATTGTAAGTAATGGACAAATCGAACATTACGAGGCCAAGGAAATAGTCAGAAGAAGAGGTGAAAAATGCGAAGAAGTACTTGTGTTGATTGACGG
This genomic interval carries:
- the hcp gene encoding hydroxylamine reductase → MALNMFCYQCSQAMNGEGCTVTGVCGKDPIVAKLQDNLVYILKGISAYYYHARELGYHDEEIAAYLGRGLYSTLTNVNFDAEDFVRIALEAGMMNLKVMQLLKKAHIETYGEPTPVEVDTGTKKGHAIIVTGHNLKALEELLKQVEGTDVYVYTHSEMLPAHGYPGLRKYKNLAGNLGKAWFDQRELFENYPAAILGTTNCVLIPKGSYKDRMFTTSIAKLPGVKHIDGYDYSEVIDKAKSLPKLPEKPGDYKLVTGYSTQVVKSLAEKIKQLVEAGKIRHFFVVGGCDTPTKRGNYYREFVQKLPKDTIVITLACGKFRINDLQLGEIEGIPRLIDVGQCNDTIVALEIALALAETFKIKVTELPLTLVLTWMEQKAVAILWTLLALGLKGIYIGPVLPAWVNKDILDVLVEKYKLKLIKAPEEDIKEILKI